From the genome of Dermacentor andersoni chromosome 3, qqDerAnde1_hic_scaffold, whole genome shotgun sequence:
AGATGACGGTGCATGCAAGAATACCAGACTAGAATGGGCTTGGACCAGAACATGACTGGGGCAGGCCTAGAGAGGTGTTGGTCATGCAGGCAATAAACTTGTTGACTGTGACTTTGTCAGACGTTAACTTGGCAACGGCATTTCTCTGCGTGTCCTGACTAGCTGAAAACTGAGCACCGCTTGACTCCAGGCAATGAAAAAATTTAAGAAAGGAAACATTAACTATGAAAAACAATAGAAAAGCCattttaaagaaataaaatagatGTGTAACACTTGCCATGTGCTTGACCGTGTGCTGTGAATGACATTTAGTTGTGAGGCTAACTTCAGTCGCAGTTGGCCCAGGGCAATCTGCATAGAATGCGCACAAAAATTTCTGGTGCTGCTGTCACCATTGTCAGATCAACTTGAGTTGACAGATTGTTCGTCGGGGTGGGCATCTCGTTAAACAGCAGTTGATTGGATACGACTTGGCTCCAGACAGCATAACAACGCATTACTCAGGAGGAAAAAAAGCTTGAAGTAACAAACAGCAAAAGTGGCACTGTTCTACTCTTCCATGTCAAATGATTGTGAGCCGTCTATGCCTTCCAAGCTAGCAAAGTCTGAATCCTCTTCCTGGCTCATCTCTAAGCTCTGGGAAATTGAAGACAGCGTGTCCTCAAACGTGAGCTCCTGCGTGTTTGAGAGTGACTCAAAGTCACTGTCCTCAGAGTCCGCCATGCAGCCGGTGGTCAACTTTGGCTGAGCTTCGTCTGTGTTCACCAGTGCAGCTGGTGTATTTGTGTCAGCTGACAACGTGCTGGTGCTTGCCCTTGACTGCACTTCGTTGGTGTGTGATAGGGCAGACTGCAGGTTAACCTCAGCAGCTTCGCTGCTACCAGCCTCGAAGTGAGTCGCATTCACATCTGCTGTCACGGCTTGTGGCTTTGCCTCAGTTGCTTTGCTGGAACTAGCTTTCGAGTTGGCTCCACTCAGGTTTGCCAGTGAAGCTTGCAGCTTTGCCTTGGCCACTTTGCTGGTGCTTGCCCTTGGCAGACCTCCATTCACTAGTGCAGCAGCTTGCAAAATCTTTGCTTCTGCTTTCGAGGTTACTTCTTTCGTTGGGACCTTGAAACCGGACTTCTTCGCAAGGGGTGCTTTTGGCGGCACCATCTCATGCAGTGCACGGTTTGGCTTGGATATTGCCTTCCCTTTCTTTGCTGGAACTGTGTTTTGGACAATGGCAGATGGTGACACGTGATTCTCTTTGTCTTCGGTTACAGCCACTCCCTTCACTTTGTCAACCTCTTGTTCGCTTGTGCTGGTTTcaggactgctgctgctgctctcgtTCCAGGTCGCAGCTGCAGTGTCTTCATTATTGCTCAAATGGATGCGCTTGACCCTGCTGATAGCGGATTGCTTGTCAGCTGGAGTGCTGGCCTTCGAGGCAGTCTTGACACCTCTGGCTTTTGCTGCCCCGGCTGAAACCTCGTCCGGCTCTTCAACTCGGTGGTTTGACTGGGGTCCTGTTCCTGACAGAACCACCGCTTGCACTTCTGTCCCACTGCTGGCCCTCTGCACTGGCTGTTCAATAAGGGCCACCTTGGGTGCGGTCCTCAATGCCACGGGTTGTGGCTGCCATGGCTGACTTGTATCATTTGAGTTGCACCTAGAGGCATTCATGGGCTCTTCAATTGGGAGTGTATCCATTGGAGGCTCTATATCCATAGGATCAAATGGTAGCAGCAATTGATTCGGCTTACTTGCGTCAGTATTCTTACCAGCCTTGTTCAGAGAGCCAAGCATTGGCTTGTAGCCAACTGCCCTGTCATCGTCGAGAAATTCAATCAGAGAATTGACATCATAGCACTCGGGCTGAGCCTCTGCGCTGTCGAATGATGGAATAGAGAGAACAAATTGTGCCTCTGTCGAATCTCTTCGAGGCACGAGCGGCTTGGCACAATCAGCTTTGGTTCTGGTAGGTGATTTGTCACTGTCAGGTTCGGCTTGCACAGTGGCATTATCTGGGGGAGCATGAGTAAGCTCGGTGTCTATTCGTAGCTTCACACCATCACTCTCTGTCACACTGTCTGGAGGCACTCCTGCACGAACTACTGAGTCCTTATCTTTCTTCTCGACAGGATTTGTGATGGTGAACATCTTGAATGCACATCCTGGTTTCTTGGTGGGCTGTGGGTATGCCATAGCTGTCATTGAATCGGGGCTTTCATGATCAGTTGGGGATGTGAAAAGAGATTGCTCAGAGGTAGCTCCAGCATCTTCGCTTT
Proteins encoded in this window:
- the LOC126547734 gene encoding uncharacterized protein isoform X3; translation: MRGDGETGQATPQRGSTRGILPPVPGAPVKKRNRRQSAKGTLKPKRLVYNGVSQTEEGTQDTSECLDSSQEMQELLEARISTVEGTWVQCDNPECNKWRYLADVIDPSELPQKWFCSMNSDPKHNTCEAEEDDQPDDDLLEAKYFVGSIVWAKVNTYPWWPAMIDDDPDLGVYEWREGKHDLPTSYHVTFLDQKVTRAWVRDRFCVSFRQAHNHDGPAGNKVPGYYRKMLDAAVATAEKALKMPVAERIKSYCFLNRYRGTQKSSVQAPKEKRPRGRPRKIPTPDAQIGKDAKAAKPRQGVKRPRAQFCTNIQKASNQAEELPPKQSRKTTEQGKITPRGRPRKVNASPTPPSTEAVTSEVTQDVKRPRGRPRKILPGESDKSAHPCPKKPKPKACSKQVLELEREKMEPGDYKKACANLAASAKCILKQPAKGKLSAILSKKRIEEAKQGQTCEKGFNTNQSSTTASSILTVTTASGKTKHKVQDTGMTASQRNAEHKSQSEDAGATSEQSLFTSPTDHESPDSMTAMAYPQPTKKPGCAFKMFTITNPVEKKDKDSVVRAGVPPDSVTESDGVKLRIDTELTHAPPDNATVQAEPDSDKSPTRTKADCAKPLVPRRDSTEAQFVLSIPSFDSAEAQPECYDVNSLIEFLDDDRAVGYKPMLGSLNKAGKNTDASKPNQLLLPFDPMDIEPPMDTLPIEEPMNASRCNSNDTSQPWQPQPVALRTAPKVALIEQPVQRASSGTEVQAVVLSGTGPQSNHRVEEPDEVSAGAAKARGVKTASKASTPADKQSAISRVKRIHLSNNEDTAAATWNESSSSSPETSTSEQEVDKVKGVAVTEDKENHVSPSAIVQNTVPAKKGKAISKPNRALHEMVPPKAPLAKKSGFKVPTKEVTSKAEAKILQAAALVNGGLPRASTSKVAKAKLQASLANLSGANSKASSSKATEAKPQAVTADVNATHFEAGSSEAAEVNLQSALSHTNEVQSRASTSTLSADTNTPAALVNTDEAQPKLTTGCMADSEDSDFESLSNTQELTFEDTLSSISQSLEMSQEEDSDFASLEGIDGSQSFDMEE
- the LOC126547734 gene encoding uncharacterized protein isoform X2 codes for the protein MRGDGETGQATPQRGSTRGILPPVPGAPVKKRNRRQSAKGTLKPKRLVYNVSQTEEGTQDTSECLDSSQEMQELLEARISTVEGTWVQCDNPECNKWRYLADVIDPSELPQKWFCSMNSDPKHNTCEAEEDDQPDDDLLEAKYFVGSIVWAKVNTYPWWPAMIDDDPDLGVYEWREGKHDLPTSYHVTFLDQKVTRAWVRDRFCVSFRQAHNHDGPAGNKVPGYYRKMLDAAVATAEKALKMPVAERIKSYCFLNRYRGTQKSSVQAPKEERPRGRPRKTPAPDTQPGKDETAAKSTQEKRPRGRPRKIPTPDAQIGKDAKAAKPRQGVKRPRAQFCTNIQKASNQAEELPPKQSRKTTEQGKITPRGRPRKVNASPTPPSTEAVTSEVTQDVKRPRGRPRKILPGESDKSAHPCPKKPKPKACSKQVLELEREKMEPGDYKKACANLAASAKCILKQPAKGKLSAILSKKRIEEAKQGQTCEKGFNTNQSSTTASSILTVTTASGKTKHKVQDTGMTASQRNAEHKSQSEDAGATSEQSLFTSPTDHESPDSMTAMAYPQPTKKPGCAFKMFTITNPVEKKDKDSVVRAGVPPDSVTESDGVKLRIDTELTHAPPDNATVQAEPDSDKSPTRTKADCAKPLVPRRDSTEAQFVLSIPSFDSAEAQPECYDVNSLIEFLDDDRAVGYKPMLGSLNKAGKNTDASKPNQLLLPFDPMDIEPPMDTLPIEEPMNASRCNSNDTSQPWQPQPVALRTAPKVALIEQPVQRASSGTEVQAVVLSGTGPQSNHRVEEPDEVSAGAAKARGVKTASKASTPADKQSAISRVKRIHLSNNEDTAAATWNESSSSSPETSTSEQEVDKVKGVAVTEDKENHVSPSAIVQNTVPAKKGKAISKPNRALHEMVPPKAPLAKKSGFKVPTKEVTSKAEAKILQAAALVNGGLPRASTSKVAKAKLQASLANLSGANSKASSSKATEAKPQAVTADVNATHFEAGSSEAAEVNLQSALSHTNEVQSRASTSTLSADTNTPAALVNTDEAQPKLTTGCMADSEDSDFESLSNTQELTFEDTLSSISQSLEMSQEEDSDFASLEGIDGSQSFDMEE
- the LOC126547734 gene encoding uncharacterized protein isoform X1, which produces MRGDGETGQATPQRGSTRGILPPVPGAPVKKRNRRQSAKGTLKPKRLVYNGVSQTEEGTQDTSECLDSSQEMQELLEARISTVEGTWVQCDNPECNKWRYLADVIDPSELPQKWFCSMNSDPKHNTCEAEEDDQPDDDLLEAKYFVGSIVWAKVNTYPWWPAMIDDDPDLGVYEWREGKHDLPTSYHVTFLDQKVTRAWVRDRFCVSFRQAHNHDGPAGNKVPGYYRKMLDAAVATAEKALKMPVAERIKSYCFLNRYRGTQKSSVQAPKEERPRGRPRKTPAPDTQPGKDETAAKSTQEKRPRGRPRKIPTPDAQIGKDAKAAKPRQGVKRPRAQFCTNIQKASNQAEELPPKQSRKTTEQGKITPRGRPRKVNASPTPPSTEAVTSEVTQDVKRPRGRPRKILPGESDKSAHPCPKKPKPKACSKQVLELEREKMEPGDYKKACANLAASAKCILKQPAKGKLSAILSKKRIEEAKQGQTCEKGFNTNQSSTTASSILTVTTASGKTKHKVQDTGMTASQRNAEHKSQSEDAGATSEQSLFTSPTDHESPDSMTAMAYPQPTKKPGCAFKMFTITNPVEKKDKDSVVRAGVPPDSVTESDGVKLRIDTELTHAPPDNATVQAEPDSDKSPTRTKADCAKPLVPRRDSTEAQFVLSIPSFDSAEAQPECYDVNSLIEFLDDDRAVGYKPMLGSLNKAGKNTDASKPNQLLLPFDPMDIEPPMDTLPIEEPMNASRCNSNDTSQPWQPQPVALRTAPKVALIEQPVQRASSGTEVQAVVLSGTGPQSNHRVEEPDEVSAGAAKARGVKTASKASTPADKQSAISRVKRIHLSNNEDTAAATWNESSSSSPETSTSEQEVDKVKGVAVTEDKENHVSPSAIVQNTVPAKKGKAISKPNRALHEMVPPKAPLAKKSGFKVPTKEVTSKAEAKILQAAALVNGGLPRASTSKVAKAKLQASLANLSGANSKASSSKATEAKPQAVTADVNATHFEAGSSEAAEVNLQSALSHTNEVQSRASTSTLSADTNTPAALVNTDEAQPKLTTGCMADSEDSDFESLSNTQELTFEDTLSSISQSLEMSQEEDSDFASLEGIDGSQSFDMEE